The genomic region acgtcaatggcagaacatttagcatttagaggcgtgaatatcgacgttaacaacagaTCGAAGtagacaacacatggatcgtaccatattcgccacttttgtctaattcacatacaaaactcatgtcaatgttgcatattgcagattggtgaaatcgatcaaatacgtttgcaagtacgtcaccaaagaaagcaacatagcggttattgaccttgaacgatatgagatcagcagtatcaaatgggtcgatatgtgaaccgcaataaagcgctttgtaggatgtttacttttgcaattcatgaaagttttccgactcttgtgcgtctcgcggttcaacttcatttaagtcattgcgtattgtgaatggtacagtgtgtgcaactttgtgagaagcatgccagcagttgcatttgctggaacatgataatcactggaaagagacgaaggacaatgcaagagttacttcgcatgccactgaagttcgcatacttttcgcgaagatcatttcgacatatcagcctttaaattcgcgttaattatgggagacgaaaaaatgacattgccgatgacattttacattgtattcgctaagaattggaaatgggcaaatttcggttgatacttccagtggtttgatatcaatttcacctcccttttgtcaattcacttcaacggaagatgaactcatcacgaatgtttatccgaatattggccaaattatcgtaacttcaattgcttgagtgcacgcgcaattttagttgccaaaaataccgatgttaatgacttaaactggaagattcaaagtcaaattccgggaggtttgcgctcatataaatcgatcgatcgtcttgacaagaaagacgaaaccgtaaattatccagtggaatttccaaattctttggaaagccttggtatgccccagcatcttttgcgtctcaaagttggatctgtcattattatgtttcacaatcttcatgcgccgaaactgtgtaatggaacccaactgattatgacgcagttatcgaatacaagggacagctatttcagttcaaacgtatacaatttccagggaaaattgcctttgcgttagcaatcaacaggacacaaggaaatcgggaaatgctatgtttttcacacggccggatatatgtggcgtgttgacgagttggaaacccatcttctctgtatctttacgcaccagaacagaaatcaaaaaattatgtttattaagctgcgctacattaaaaaaatgtagaacaatcgaaaataaatcattttcgacacaatggGCCTAATCATTGAATCCGCAACGAATTCGATTTCGATACGATACAGATTTTCGATCGAAAATTTTCATGCAATCATTCATTCCGTCGATAAACTGCtttatcaaaaaacacaaatgtCAAACTACATTATCGACGGTAAATTTGacaagtttgaaaaattaaattggctGGGCTTTTGCttcgtttatataaatatttgaaatggaTACAATCATGTTACATTTAAGTGATAGCGATAATGAGGATgaaaattgtatacaaattcGTCGCGAGCGCAGAAATTTGAGGAATAATTCAAAAGACACATTGGAAATGGATGATTATAAGTGAGTATTTAAGCTAAAAACGACATAGATAACTTTgtttacatgcatatacatttacagtttcttcaaaaattttcgcaTCAACAAAGgagcatttatatacattttagaGGAATACGAAAATGTATGTGGAAATGATAAGAGACAAGGTTCTCTTTCTCCGAAAATAAAACTTGCTACATGTCTGCGCTTCTTTGCCACAGGCAACTATCAGCATTGTGTTGGAAAGGACTTCAATATAAATGTGGCCCAATCGACATTCTGTGGAATATTAGAGGAAGTTCTAAACATTCTTGAGTACAGACTATGTTCACGGTGGATTTCTATTTACATGAATGGAAACGAAGAATTGgtatcaaaaacattttttttgccaaGTCAAAAATTCCGGGTGTGACAATGGCAGTTGATGGAACTCACATAAAGATAATGGCTCCAACGAGAGATAAACATCTTTATTATAATCGCAAAGGATTCTCAAGTCTGAACGTTATGATAGTGAgacttttatatttatctttgaactgaatatttatatatattcgcTTTTCTGAATGTATATAGGCAGTAGTCACGATTCTCATATATGGGATTTGAGTGACATAAAAACTATCAGCGCAACCAATTATCGGAGAGGatatgcaaatttaatattagGTGAGAAACCATTGATATAAGTACGATCACCTAATAAAAATGTACGCATTAAAGGAGATAAAGGGTATCCTCTTCAACCATGGCTCATAACTCCATTTAGAGAACCAATCACATGCCTCAGAAAAAGAAGATTTAATACGTATCATGCTAAAGGCCGAATAGTTGTTGAGAAAACAATAGGTTTATTAAAATCTGTATTTCGTTGCCTTTGCAGTGAACGAGGACTACATTACGCACCATATAAAGCAGCGCGTATTGTTAATTTCTGCTGTGCATTGCATAATATTCGTTTGCATTTTAATTCtaacgaaaattttaatgagCCACACCTGGATATATCTGAAAATGAATATTCAAACAATGATGACAATGATTTAAATGATATGCCTACCGACGAAGCAAATAGAATAAGAGAAACTTTTTTAGATATGTTTTAGTATAAGTtcatatataactaaatatgttgagttcattattattaaaactaagttaaaaaacgtaaaaattcattaaaatgtaaatattttgaattaataataaaaacttatggattatttaaatgttcaagttccagttctagaatttttttttgggttccAATTTATCAAAGGCTATTTTTTCCATGACAGCATTATGTCGCTTCACTTCTTTCAATTTATCCTTCTCATTTTCACTTAGTTTCCTAAGCCACCTGTTTGTGTCGGACTGTTCTTGGATATAGTCTTTTTGATGTTTAATGAGCGTGGCTAACAATTTAGATACATTTTCCTCCatctttttttgaatatttatttgttctGTAAGAAGacccattttgtttattttactcTTTTTATGTGGGGTACAGAACCAATCAGCATCTGCATTAGATTCTATGGTCTGGCCAGGAGTCATATATGACGTTTCAATCAAGTCAATGTCAGGCTGGGAATAAATTGACTCAACCGGTCTTTTGCGGGGAGTACTTGTTGTTGGTATTTCTTCcggaatattttcttttgagcATCCAAAACTTGTAATGCCCTTTAATCCCTCCACTGATGCATTGAGTGATAGAATAACACTCACTTCCTCTTCCAGTGCACTTAAAGAAATTTGGCTGAAGGCCCCACCTCCTGTTCCTGAaatttgctttgcatttttgACCATTTTTTTCTTCGTCGCAAACTTGAAATCTGTCCAAACCTATAACTTAGGTAGCTTAATTCCGATAATATACAAATGGTGATTTTTCATACCTTCTTCCATCCAGTTCTGTCCTTGATTGGGGGACCTACTGCgtttaatttgtttgaaatttctgtttcaattctgattcaaTTCGCTTGGTGCTCTTTGCGAAAATCCTTTCGCTATGTCGGGGTGCAGCTTCAtttcacttactaacacttcaaattgttttttgttggtgtgtttttGTCTCTTATCCtctaaaatatcaatttaaaataaaagtagttGCGTCATTagcaattgtttttaaaaatacttacaaaTTATCCATTTTTGTAAGAATTCNNNNNNNNNNNNNNNNGAAcccattttcagtcgatcgaagggataaaacaaaattcgctgaaggagttgAAGGCCATGCCACGAAatgcttataaaaagtgttttggGGActtgaaaaatcgttggcataagcgATCTGGTGAAAGTTCcattgaaggcgacaaaataaatattgatgaaaaattaattattttgcgttttacaattttacaatttccgggtacttttttgtcacaatgagAGAGTATAAATTGTGCGGTTAAACCCAACTGATATCTACGTTTCTTGTTATATTTCACAATAACTGATAAGGCCCGGCTTGCTTATGAACAGCCAGCTAAGAAGCGATCTCAGTTTAATTTATACATTCGAACTGTGTAGtacattttactaaaattgaaaTCATTTCCATAGAAACAAtatcattaaaattatataatcaaAATGCTAAAAGTGACATTTTTGCTAATAACTCTTCTAATCGCGTCCATAGGAGCAGCCAAAATGGTCTGTTATTATGACTCAGCCAGCCAATTTAGAGAAGGTTAGCTTACACGGAGGTTCTTGTGGTTATTGATGATATTATGTGGGTATATAGACTCGTGtgtcttaaatatatgtataagaaaatatgtgtacaaaataaatattgaaaatcagAAGAGATATGGTGTAGTGTCTAACACAATCCATTCTTGAGACTGATAGTAAGCATCGAAAGCCTGCATCCCATGCAAGTGTGTAACACCGCCAAGTACCAAGCCAATCAGGATTGTAACGTGTTGTAACTAGATAAAGGGTGCTTTTTTAGAAATGTGGTTTTCATGAAGATATAAAGCGCATATAgttatatatcgggtgattttttaagagcttgataacttttttttaaaaaaaacgcataaaatttgcaaaatctcatcggttctttatttgaaacgttagattggttcatgacatttactttttgaagataatttcatttaaatgttgaccgacagcgctgcgtcttaggtggtccattcggaaagtccaattttgggcaacttttccgagcatttcggccggaatagcccgaatttcttcggaaatgttgtcttccaaagctggaatagttgctggcttatttctgtagactttagacttgacgtagccccacaaaaaatagtctaaaggcgttaaatcgcatgatcttggtggccaactgcccatgcatcccgaaaaatgcactgtttggtgtggtttgtacgctggtggaatcattggaccgtatttttcaaagatgctgttggacgcaacgttacggtgaatggcgatcgctatcgttcgatgctaacaaactttttgttgccaaaaatggaagaactgaacttggttgacatgtggtttcaacaagatggcgctacatgccacacagctcgcgattctatggccattttgagggaaaacttcggagaacaattcatctcaaagaaatggacccgtaagttggccaagatcatgcgatttaacgcctttggagctattttttgtggggctacgtcaagtctaaagtctacagaaataagccagcaactattccggctttggaagacaacatttccgaagaaattcgggctattccggccagaaatgctcgaaaaagttgcccaaaattggactttccgaatggaccacctaagacgcagccgcggtcaacatttaaatgaaattatcttcaaaaagtaaatgtcatgaaccaatctaacgtttcaaataaagaaccgatgagatttttgcaaattttatgcttgtttttttaaaagttagttATTGGGCACTacaggaagaacttgcctgaaatcaccacctaataaaataacctttccaccaaaaggtatttcattttggtgaatatcacgtaataatcgatctaagcatAGTAATGCAGACCCTGGAACCATGCTAGCTTCGTCCCATATTATTGCTGTAGAACATTTGATTGCTTTTCCGAGGGTGCTATCTGGTTTAATTAGAGAAACAGAAGATTCAGTCAAAGGTAttggaaatttgaatatattatgTGCCGTTCTTCCGCCAGGAAGCAAAATAGAGGCAATCCCTGTCCAAGCCACGGATATCACCTTCTGTCTGATGCTACGAATATGGTGGATAATACtcttatgaaaaaaagttttgccagaGCCGCCAGGACCATCAACAAAGAATGCCTTTACGACATCGTTGCTACTGAAAATTGCATGGGTTATTTGGTCGAATATAATCTTTTGCTCATGATTAAGCTGTTCCTTTAGTGTTTGCGCGTATAATACTTCATCATCTATATTATAATTCTCAATTCCTGCGTCTTCAGTGGTAAGATCATTTGCAGGTAACCCGAAGTCTTTTAAAGATGTGTTATGTGATTGGAAAATGTGACTAATATTTCTCAATGCTAAAAGCTCGCTGGTGTTTTctgaattatttcttaaaaaatcttcacaaagatgcaatttaaattttctccaGAGCTCTATTGGTGAGGTTGGTTCTCCAAATATGCAAATCATTGCAAACATACGTCTCAGTTGCACAGGCATTTTAAAGACAGATGCTTCTTCAAATGCAGCGGTCCACTCTGTGTCATCCGCTAGCAACTTTctctttactgctgattcccaatAAGAAGAGAGATGTTCCCTGTTCACGGTTAATATATCTGAATACGACCTCGGTCCTTTTAACGAAGTAAGTAATAAACGTAAAGCAAAGAGTTCCCGATTTTTTGGATCGACCGTATACATTCTACCAATTGCATTACTCGGTCGTTTTCTTCTTTGCCATGAGCGCGACGCATCTTGCCAAGTATAGTACTCAGAAATTTGATAATACAACAAAGTATTCGCAAATGGATCTATcgcattcaatttaaaatatgcgGTTAAAGTGGTATCGCGGTATCGAGCAAGGGTATCAGAAATTGCAGCATTATCAtcacgaaaataaatattttgtgagtCTGGAAGGTGAACGGCTAGAGCTTTTACCATGTGGGACTtttcttgtattgaaaattcCAAAAGCCTCCAACAGGCTTCAGGCGCAGTAACATATCGAGCGTCTATAAATGTAGATATTTCATCATGATTATCCACGCGATCAATTGGGTGTTTAATAATTTGAACTGTTGCGCAATCATAtcctttgtaaatatatttgtggagGTATTTAACGCTTTCTATCGATGAACATATTTCGACATTAATATGGGCACTGTATTTTTTGGTCAGCTATTTGTTGTATGGGACTATCCATCGGTTgtctatttcaattaaatgtttattggcACGAACaactattttataacttttttttttacaactataCTATATTGAAGATAGCCGTTAACGTTTGAAAGCGAATTAGCATGAAAAGTTTTCGGATAGTTTTTGGAGCAAATTGGAGCTCTGCCTCCTTATTAGGAATCTCGGCGCAAACAACCAGGTCAATTTCAGAAGGCTCGCGAATAACATCTTCTTCGCGAAGTGCTACTAAGATGTGGGCATGTGGTAGACCCCGTTTTTTAAACTCAATGACATTTAGGTAGTATTTCACCTTTCCAAACACATTCCTCTGGGAAATATCTTTCATAAGCTCATTGAGCTTCTGCTTAAAAACCCGGGCTATCAGTTCTAGACGCATTTCCGGTCCCTGGTATCTCTCAATATTCTGAATGACTTCTGGCCATTTTGGGTTGCATGTAAAAGTTATGAAAAGCGACggttttccatattttcttACCATAGCCATAGCATCCTGGTAATGCATGTTCATATTTCGAAGAGAGCCAACAAAACTTGAAGGAAGTGCAACTTGAAGGAAGTGCAACCAGGACGAACactttccatatttgcaccacGCATTAAGTAGTCATGCAAACCAGCATACATATGTTTCAACACGTAGCTGTTTCTGATGAGTTCGCAGAAATGCCAGACGTGCTCCTTCAATTCTGACATATTGGTCAACTAAATATTGTTGCCAAAGTTTACCTGACGCATGAAGCAAGCTAAAAAATTCTCTTATCGCCATACGGTAAGCAACAAACTGCAGTTGGGTTAATTTAAATCTGCATTCCGTTCAATGACCCTGTTCATGCAGAAGAGTTTCATCATATCCTGACTCGCCATAAGGAAACAAAAGCGGATATACTAATGGATCACACAACCTATGTAGCGTTgagacaaataataaattctgcaTATCAGATTTCCGTGAAAATATTCGCAAATTTCGATTTCCAGGTGGTTCACCATCCTCTGTTGTGGTTTGgctaattcggcgagcattgcgattttcttctctggccctcggttcctcttcgcgttcaacctgcgccatatgtttatactcatttgccaaggggtta from Bactrocera tryoni isolate S06 chromosome 3, CSIRO_BtryS06_freeze2, whole genome shotgun sequence harbors:
- the LOC120770892 gene encoding uncharacterized protein LOC120770892; this translates as MDTIMLHLSDSDNEDENCIQIRRERRNLRNNSKDTLEMDDYNFFKNFRINKGAFIYILEEYENVCGNDKRQGSLSPKIKLATCLRFFATGNYQHCVGKDFNINVAQSTFCGILEEVLNILEYRLCSRWISIYMNGNEELVSKTFFLPSQKFRV